The following coding sequences are from one Streptomyces sp. NBC_01232 window:
- a CDS encoding FecCD family ABC transporter permease — translation MTYSDMGTIAVERPVPRGVTEARRRRVVGSVTLVLVLLAVMLVSLAVGARALTPAEVWRGLSGVPDPDQRLTEIRLIVRTVRVPRTVLGLVAGVALGVGGALIQGYTRNPIADTGLLGVNSGASFAVVLVIALFGLAHPFQYVWFAFLGAAVAGVIVFGLASIGRGAGNPLTLALAGQGVTVFLAAMTTAVALSDKASLNALRFWNAGSVAGVGFDVILPVIAFIGVGLVLALITLPALNLLNLGDDVARGLGVNIALSRTVGIVSITLLAGAATAACGPIAFLGLMVAHMARFLTGPDYRWLVPYAGLLGAIVLLVCDIVGRLLVRPGELDAGVVVALFGAPFFAALVWRGKFKSA, via the coding sequence ATGACGTACAGCGACATGGGCACGATTGCAGTGGAACGCCCCGTGCCCAGGGGCGTAACGGAGGCCCGTCGGCGGCGGGTCGTGGGCTCGGTCACCCTGGTACTGGTCCTCCTGGCGGTGATGCTGGTGTCGCTGGCCGTCGGCGCGCGTGCGCTGACCCCCGCCGAGGTGTGGCGCGGGTTATCGGGCGTGCCCGACCCCGATCAGCGGCTCACCGAGATACGGCTCATCGTCCGGACCGTACGGGTGCCGCGCACGGTGCTCGGGCTCGTGGCGGGCGTGGCCCTGGGGGTCGGAGGGGCGCTGATCCAGGGGTACACGCGCAATCCGATCGCCGACACCGGCCTGCTGGGGGTGAACTCCGGCGCCTCGTTCGCCGTGGTGCTGGTGATCGCCCTGTTCGGCCTCGCCCATCCCTTCCAGTACGTCTGGTTCGCCTTCCTGGGCGCCGCGGTCGCCGGTGTCATCGTCTTCGGGCTGGCGAGCATCGGCAGGGGCGCGGGCAATCCGCTGACCCTGGCGCTGGCCGGGCAGGGGGTCACGGTGTTCCTCGCCGCGATGACCACGGCGGTCGCGCTGTCGGACAAGGCCTCGCTGAACGCCCTGCGCTTCTGGAACGCGGGCTCCGTGGCCGGTGTCGGCTTCGACGTCATCCTGCCGGTGATCGCGTTCATCGGGGTCGGGCTGGTCCTGGCGCTGATCACGCTGCCCGCCCTCAATCTGCTCAACCTCGGCGACGACGTCGCACGGGGACTGGGAGTGAACATCGCCCTGAGCCGGACCGTCGGCATCGTCTCCATCACCCTGCTGGCGGGCGCGGCGACGGCGGCCTGCGGCCCCATCGCCTTCCTCGGCCTGATGGTGGCCCACATGGCCCGGTTCCTGACCGGCCCGGACTACCGCTGGCTGGTGCCGTACGCGGGCCTGCTCGGCGCCATCGTCCTGCTGGTCTGCGACATCGTCGGGCGCCTGCTGGTGCGGCCGGGGGAGCTGGACGCGGGCGTGGTCGTGGCCCTCTTCGGAGCCCCGTTCTTCGCGGCGCTCGTGTGGCGCGGAAAGTTCAAGAGCGCATGA